A single genomic interval of Nitrosomonadales bacterium harbors:
- the xerC gene encoding tyrosine recombinase XerC: MTDTATPNLLYLQGYLAWLRNEKRYSALTAENYARDLAHLFALAGDTPLADLKVHHIRRFIAQLHGKGLGGRSLARMLSAWRGFYAYLMRDHGFADNPCAGLRAPKSPKTLPQALSPDEAARMVELPGDTPEILRDKAIFELFYSSGLRLAELVGLDLEAMRADLAAGEVRVTGKGSKTRIVPLGQYAIDALQAWLAVRSQLASPDETALFVGTRGKRITPRVVQLRMKQWGIKQGIASNVHPHLLRHSFATHVLQSSGDLRAVQEMLGHASISTTQVYTHLDFQYLSKIYDAAHPRAKKKP, encoded by the coding sequence ATGACCGATACCGCCACGCCCAACCTGCTCTACCTGCAAGGCTATCTGGCGTGGCTGCGCAACGAGAAGCGCTATTCCGCGCTGACCGCCGAGAATTACGCGCGCGACCTCGCGCACCTGTTCGCGCTGGCCGGCGATACGCCGCTCGCCGACCTGAAGGTCCACCATATCCGCCGCTTCATCGCGCAACTGCACGGCAAAGGGCTGGGCGGGCGTTCGCTGGCGCGCATGCTGTCGGCGTGGCGCGGCTTCTACGCCTACCTGATGCGCGACCATGGCTTTGCCGACAATCCCTGCGCCGGGTTGCGCGCGCCCAAGTCACCCAAGACACTGCCGCAGGCGCTGTCGCCCGACGAGGCGGCGCGCATGGTCGAGCTGCCCGGCGACACGCCGGAGATATTGCGCGACAAGGCGATCTTCGAGCTGTTCTATTCTTCCGGCCTGCGCTTGGCGGAACTGGTCGGCCTCGACCTCGAGGCCATGCGTGCCGATCTGGCCGCGGGCGAAGTGCGCGTCACCGGCAAGGGCAGCAAGACGCGCATCGTGCCGCTCGGCCAATATGCCATCGACGCATTGCAGGCCTGGCTGGCGGTGCGCAGCCAGCTCGCCAGCCCCGATGAGACCGCGCTGTTCGTCGGCACGCGCGGCAAACGCATCACGCCACGCGTGGTGCAGTTGCGCATGAAGCAATGGGGCATCAAACAGGGTATCGCCAGCAACGTGCATCCGCATTTGTTGCGCCACTCGTTCGCCACCCATGTGCTGCAATCTTCCGGCGATCTGCGCGCGGTGCAGGAGATGCTCGGACACGCCAGCATCTCCACCACGCAGGTCTATACCCACCTCGATTTCCAGTACCTCAGCAAGATCTACGACGCGGCGCATCCGCGCGCAAAGAAGAAGCCCTGA
- a CDS encoding BrnA antitoxin family protein: MKRKLDPELIDADNPEWTAVEARKAKSFSALPKTLQAKLARRARGAQLAPTKERITIRLSPTVVATFRATGTGWQTRMDAALQDWLKTHAL; encoded by the coding sequence ATGAAACGCAAACTTGATCCCGAGTTGATTGACGCAGACAACCCGGAATGGACGGCGGTGGAGGCGCGCAAGGCCAAATCTTTTTCGGCGTTGCCCAAAACATTGCAGGCCAAACTCGCGCGGCGCGCGCGCGGGGCACAGCTTGCACCCACGAAGGAGCGCATCACGATCCGGCTTTCGCCCACGGTGGTGGCGACTTTCCGCGCCACGGGGACCGGCTGGCAGACCCGCATGGATGCCGCGTTGCAGGATTGGCTCAAGACCCACGCTCTGTAA
- a CDS encoding AlpA family phage regulatory protein, translating to MGNASQQTAPHPAQFYRLPQLKAKLEVSGSSIWAWVKAGKFPKPIKLSENCTAWSAADVEAWAQSRIAASK from the coding sequence ATGGGCAACGCATCGCAACAAACCGCACCACACCCCGCGCAGTTCTACCGACTGCCACAATTGAAAGCCAAGCTGGAAGTGTCCGGTTCAAGTATCTGGGCATGGGTCAAGGCTGGTAAATTCCCGAAGCCGATCAAGCTCTCCGAAAACTGCACCGCATGGAGCGCAGCGGACGTTGAGGCGTGGGCGCAATCTCGCATCGCTGCTAGCAAGTAA
- a CDS encoding integrase arm-type DNA-binding domain-containing protein — translation MKLTATAIVKAKPEAKPYKLGDGGGLFLLVQPNGSKYWRLKYRHAGKEKLLALGVYPDVSLKDARARRDDARKLLANGSDPSAVKQTQKRQAQIAAANSFEVIAREYHALKKPMWSDHHATDWINTLEREVFPKFGHRSLAEIETPDVLDILRALEARGTFEIRARVLQRVRAVFSFAIGSGRARLNPAAGIGREVLAPTPKVKHMPALEAKEMPQFLRALAEYQERAKSSPIVFAATRLLLLTFVRTGEVRGAQWCEFDLDAALWTIPAERMKARQPHTVPLSRQAVEVIRALQPLTGHQPALFPNRNGNGAVISENTVLKVIENIGYKGRMTGHGFRTVASTYLNNLGTIRPDMIEAQLAHGDKDQVRAAYNRADYMEYRKAMMQFWADTLDKMQLLADTPDKMQQGGKLPKWADYEPHTEGYRAAQVIALRA, via the coding sequence ATGAAGCTGACAGCAACAGCCATCGTAAAAGCCAAGCCTGAAGCAAAACCCTACAAGCTGGGGGATGGCGGCGGTTTGTTCCTGTTAGTACAGCCCAACGGCTCGAAGTATTGGCGGCTCAAATATCGCCATGCAGGCAAGGAGAAATTGCTTGCCTTGGGGGTATATCCAGACGTGAGCCTGAAAGATGCACGCGCCCGCCGTGATGATGCGCGCAAGCTTTTAGCCAATGGCAGTGATCCCAGCGCAGTTAAGCAGACGCAAAAGCGGCAAGCCCAAATAGCAGCGGCAAATTCATTCGAGGTCATTGCCCGCGAGTATCACGCGCTCAAAAAACCAATGTGGTCTGACCATCACGCAACGGACTGGATCAACACACTTGAGCGCGAAGTGTTCCCGAAGTTTGGGCATCGCTCACTGGCTGAGATTGAAACACCGGATGTGCTGGACATACTGCGCGCACTTGAAGCGCGGGGTACGTTTGAAATTCGGGCGCGGGTATTGCAGCGGGTGCGTGCCGTGTTTTCCTTTGCTATCGGCAGCGGGCGCGCACGACTCAACCCAGCGGCAGGCATCGGGCGCGAGGTATTAGCCCCCACCCCGAAGGTTAAACACATGCCCGCATTGGAAGCGAAGGAAATGCCCCAATTCCTGCGCGCCCTTGCTGAGTATCAGGAGCGCGCAAAATCCAGCCCTATCGTGTTTGCTGCCACACGTTTACTATTGTTGACCTTTGTCCGCACGGGTGAAGTTCGCGGTGCGCAGTGGTGCGAGTTTGATTTAGATGCAGCCCTTTGGACTATCCCCGCCGAGCGCATGAAAGCCCGCCAGCCGCACACCGTGCCATTGTCGCGGCAGGCGGTAGAGGTGATAAGGGCATTGCAGCCGCTTACAGGCCACCAGCCCGCGTTATTTCCAAACCGGAATGGTAACGGTGCGGTAATCAGCGAAAACACCGTGCTGAAGGTCATAGAGAATATCGGCTACAAAGGCCGCATGACCGGGCACGGCTTCCGCACGGTTGCTTCAACCTATCTCAACAATCTGGGCACGATCCGCCCCGACATGATCGAGGCGCAACTGGCACACGGTGACAAAGACCAAGTGCGCGCCGCGTACAATCGGGCGGACTACATGGAGTATCGCAAGGCCATGATGCAGTTCTGGGCGGACACGCTCGACAAAATGCAGCTCTTGGCGGACACGCCGGACAAGATGCAGCAGGGCGGCAAGCTGCCCAAGTGGGCGGACTATGAGCCACATACCGAAGGCTATCGGGCGGCGCAGGTAATCGCGCTGCGCGCATAA
- a CDS encoding DNA-3-methyladenine glycosylase I gives MTAPDLIRCAWAGDDALYRDYHDHEWGVPQHDDRRLFELLILEGAQAGLSWITILRKRENYRAAFDGFDATRIARYDADKIESLLQDPGIVRNRLKVQAAVTNAQKFLEVQDSYGSFDAFVWQFVGGKPLQNHWRGMGEVPASTIESDAMSKELKHHGFKFVGSTICYAFMQATGMVNDHTTNCFRHAELLGSKG, from the coding sequence ATGACCGCACCCGATCTGATCCGCTGCGCCTGGGCGGGCGACGATGCGCTGTACCGCGACTATCACGACCACGAATGGGGCGTGCCGCAGCACGACGACCGGCGCCTGTTCGAACTGCTGATACTGGAAGGCGCGCAGGCCGGGCTGAGCTGGATCACCATCCTGCGCAAGCGCGAGAATTATCGCGCCGCCTTCGACGGTTTCGACGCGACGCGCATTGCCCGCTACGACGCGGATAAAATAGAATCGTTGTTGCAGGATCCCGGCATCGTACGCAACCGGTTGAAGGTGCAGGCCGCCGTGACCAACGCACAGAAGTTCCTGGAAGTGCAGGACAGCTATGGCAGTTTCGATGCGTTCGTCTGGCAGTTCGTGGGCGGCAAACCCTTGCAGAACCATTGGCGCGGCATGGGCGAAGTGCCCGCCAGCACCATCGAGTCGGACGCGATGAGCAAGGAATTGAAGCACCACGGTTTCAAGTTCGTCGGCTCGACGATCTGTTACGCGTTCATGCAGGCGACCGGCATGGTCAACGACCATACGACGAATTGTTTCAGGCATGCCGAGTTGCTCGGCAGCAAAGGATAA
- a CDS encoding DUF484 family protein, producing the protein MRSEDVAQFLQDNPQFFEEHLETLVQITLPHPHGGRTVSLSERQLLALREKNKELEKKLQEMIAFAQENEALQHKVHEFTVALFAAQDLGTLQEMIPHLLRDVFAVPHVAMRLWQLTPPSAETLAFAEAQAQPVCLHHAAPDTSAWFGEQAGQLHSYAYLPLHAGSETIGMLVLASEDRQRFYPEMGTVFLQRIADAVGSALHPHLNA; encoded by the coding sequence ATGAGATCGGAAGACGTCGCACAATTCCTGCAGGACAATCCGCAATTCTTCGAGGAACATCTCGAGACGCTGGTGCAGATCACCCTGCCGCACCCGCATGGCGGGCGCACCGTTTCGCTGAGCGAGCGGCAACTGCTCGCGCTGCGCGAGAAGAACAAGGAACTGGAAAAGAAGCTGCAGGAAATGATCGCGTTCGCGCAGGAGAACGAGGCCCTGCAGCACAAGGTGCACGAGTTCACCGTGGCGCTGTTCGCCGCGCAAGACCTGGGAACGCTGCAGGAAATGATCCCGCACCTGCTGCGGGACGTCTTCGCGGTACCGCATGTCGCTATGCGCCTGTGGCAGCTCACCCCGCCCAGCGCGGAAACGCTGGCGTTCGCCGAAGCGCAGGCGCAGCCGGTCTGCCTGCATCACGCCGCACCGGATACCTCCGCATGGTTCGGCGAGCAGGCCGGTCAACTGCATTCCTACGCCTACTTGCCGCTGCATGCCGGCAGCGAGACCATCGGCATGCTGGTGCTGGCCAGCGAAGACCGGCAGCGCTTCTACCCCGAGATGGGCACGGTGTTCCTGCAACGCATCGCCGATGCGGTGGGTAGCGCGCTGCACCCGCATCTGAATGCCTAA
- the hypE gene encoding hydrogenase expression/formation protein HypE, which produces MDDTHISLAHGNGGRYMRELIETLFARHLANPLLDVQSDAARLPEMDGELMMTTDGFTVQPLEFPGGTIGSLAVHGTVNDLAVSGAVPHCLTLSAFIEEGFEVAQLERIVASLAEAAREANVAVVAGDTKVVRRGEGGGLYLAVAGIGVRRKGLRLGLDQIREGDALLVSGPVGDHGIAVMLAREQFGLSGELLSDAASVLPLTQALLGLDGLRFMRDPTRGGLATVMHEIARATGLTVRLREPHIPVRDPVRAVCEMLGYDPLFLACEGRVVAVVDAAQAGAALARWQALPQGRDAALIGHAESGRAHVVLETELGGQRLLEELEDEPLPRIC; this is translated from the coding sequence ATGGATGACACACATATAAGTCTGGCTCACGGCAACGGCGGGCGTTACATGCGCGAACTGATCGAGACGCTGTTCGCGCGCCATCTGGCCAATCCGCTGCTCGACGTGCAGTCGGACGCGGCGCGGCTGCCGGAGATGGACGGCGAACTGATGATGACCACCGACGGTTTCACCGTGCAGCCGCTGGAGTTTCCCGGCGGCACCATCGGCTCGCTGGCGGTGCACGGCACGGTCAACGACCTCGCGGTGTCGGGTGCGGTGCCGCATTGCCTGACGCTGAGCGCCTTCATCGAGGAAGGCTTCGAGGTCGCGCAACTGGAGCGCATCGTCGCCAGTCTGGCCGAAGCCGCGCGCGAGGCGAACGTCGCGGTGGTGGCGGGCGACACCAAGGTGGTGCGCCGGGGCGAGGGGGGCGGGCTGTATCTTGCCGTTGCCGGCATCGGCGTGCGCCGCAAGGGGCTGCGGCTCGGGCTGGACCAGATTCGGGAAGGCGACGCACTGCTGGTCAGCGGGCCGGTCGGCGACCACGGCATCGCGGTGATGCTGGCACGCGAACAGTTCGGCCTGAGCGGTGAGCTGCTGTCGGATGCGGCCAGCGTGCTGCCACTCACCCAGGCGTTGCTCGGACTCGACGGATTGCGTTTCATGCGCGACCCGACGCGCGGCGGACTGGCCACGGTGATGCATGAGATCGCGCGCGCCACCGGGTTGACGGTGCGCCTGCGCGAGCCGCATATCCCGGTGCGCGATCCGGTGCGCGCGGTGTGCGAGATGCTCGGTTACGACCCGCTGTTCCTCGCCTGCGAGGGGCGGGTGGTCGCGGTGGTGGATGCGGCACAGGCCGGCGCCGCGCTGGCACGCTGGCAGGCGCTGCCGCAGGGACGCGACGCCGCACTCATCGGCCATGCGGAATCCGGCCGCGCGCATGTGGTGCTGGAGACCGAACTCGGCGGCCAACGCCTGCTGGAGGAACTGGAAGACGAGCCGCTGCCGAGGATCTGCTGA
- a CDS encoding BrnT family toxin has protein sequence MIDLTKIAEFDWDDGNARKNDKHGVSMAESEQVFFNEPLLLIADMKHSGSEPRFHALGKTDDGRKLHITFTLRNAGEMIRVISARDMHRKERTIYEQAT, from the coding sequence ATGATTGACTTAACCAAGATTGCGGAATTCGATTGGGACGACGGGAACGCCCGCAAGAACGATAAACACGGCGTTTCCATGGCTGAATCGGAACAAGTCTTTTTTAACGAACCGCTTCTGCTAATTGCCGATATGAAACATAGTGGAAGCGAGCCCCGATTTCACGCACTAGGCAAGACAGATGATGGGCGAAAGCTGCATATAACTTTCACCCTTCGCAATGCCGGAGAAATGATTCGCGTAATTTCCGCCAGGGACATGCACAGAAAGGAGCGCACGATTTATGAACAAGCCACTTAA
- a CDS encoding CoA-binding protein, whose translation MVFSNPDTEGIRQLLHRVRTVAVVGLSPNKARPSFGVARGLQSLGYRIIPVRPLVGEVLGEKAYPDLESLPELPDIVDVFRAPQYVPAIVDSCIRLGIRHLWLQQGVIHEEAAQRARDAGITVVMDRCIWRDCIQLCGSEES comes from the coding sequence ATGGTTTTCTCCAATCCCGACACCGAAGGAATCCGCCAATTGCTGCACCGGGTACGCACGGTCGCAGTGGTCGGCCTGTCGCCGAACAAGGCGCGTCCGAGCTTCGGGGTCGCGCGTGGATTGCAGTCGCTGGGCTATCGCATCATCCCGGTGCGGCCGCTGGTCGGCGAGGTGCTGGGCGAAAAGGCCTATCCCGACCTGGAGAGCCTGCCGGAACTGCCGGACATCGTGGACGTGTTCCGCGCGCCGCAGTATGTGCCCGCCATCGTGGACAGTTGCATCCGGCTCGGCATCCGCCACCTGTGGCTGCAGCAGGGCGTCATCCACGAGGAGGCCGCGCAGCGCGCCCGGGATGCGGGCATCACCGTGGTGATGGACCGCTGCATATGGCGCGACTGCATACAGTTGTGCGGGAGCGAAGAATCATGA
- the dapF gene encoding diaminopimelate epimerase codes for MLLKFTKMHGAGNDFIVLDGIRQHIELAPEQLRLLADRHFGVGCDQILLVEKAAQHKEADFRYRIFNADGGEVEQCGNGARCFVRFVHDRKLSPKREIVVETHSGLISPRLEEDGRVTVNMGAPVFEAALIPFHGGSGAASEALEVAGETLQISAVSMGNPHAVQVVADVESAPVARLGPLIEQHPRFPRRVNAGFMQVIDRHHIRLRVYERGSGETLSCGTGACAAVVAGIRRGLLDSPVNVVTRGGTLSIAWGGDGTPVLMTGPAITVFEGEINI; via the coding sequence ATGCTTTTGAAGTTTACCAAGATGCACGGAGCAGGCAACGACTTCATCGTGCTGGACGGCATACGCCAGCACATCGAACTGGCGCCGGAGCAGTTGCGCCTGCTGGCCGACCGGCATTTCGGCGTGGGCTGCGACCAGATCCTGCTGGTCGAGAAAGCCGCGCAGCACAAGGAAGCCGATTTCCGCTACCGCATCTTCAACGCCGACGGCGGCGAAGTGGAGCAGTGCGGCAACGGCGCGCGCTGCTTCGTGCGCTTCGTGCATGACCGCAAGCTGAGCCCGAAGCGCGAGATCGTGGTGGAAACGCACAGCGGCCTGATCTCGCCGCGTCTGGAAGAGGACGGGCGCGTCACCGTGAACATGGGCGCGCCGGTATTCGAGGCGGCGCTCATCCCGTTCCACGGCGGCAGCGGCGCGGCCAGCGAAGCGCTGGAGGTGGCGGGCGAAACACTGCAAATAAGCGCGGTATCGATGGGCAATCCGCACGCGGTCCAGGTGGTGGCGGATGTCGAAAGCGCGCCCGTGGCCCGGCTCGGGCCGCTCATCGAGCAGCATCCGCGCTTCCCCAGACGCGTCAATGCCGGCTTCATGCAGGTGATCGACCGCCACCATATCCGACTGCGCGTGTACGAACGCGGCTCCGGGGAGACCTTGTCCTGCGGCACCGGCGCCTGTGCGGCGGTCGTGGCCGGCATCCGGCGCGGCCTGCTGGACAGCCCGGTGAACGTGGTGACACGCGGCGGCACACTGTCCATCGCATGGGGCGGCGACGGCACCCCGGTACTGATGACCGGCCCGGCCATCACGGTTTTCGAAGGCGAAATCAACATATAG
- a CDS encoding transposase — protein MNGRKTAYDNAVAESFFSNLKNEWTHHHDFMTREDAKLAIFDYIECFYNRNRIHQSLGYRTPDEVERLYYGA, from the coding sequence ATGAATGGCAGGAAGACGGCGTACGACAATGCGGTGGCGGAGAGCTTCTTCTCCAACCTGAAGAACGAGTGGACTCATCATCATGACTTCATGACTCGGGAAGATGCGAAGCTGGCGATCTTCGATTACATCGAGTGTTTTTATAATCGCAACCGCATTCATCAGTCACTCGGCTACCGCACCCCGGATGAGGTGGAGAGGTTGTACTATGGTGCTTAA
- a CDS encoding GIY-YIG nuclease family protein: MHVVFKEFIESLEPSFQRLMRMEPASVAALPQEMPNAGIYLFSEGKEHLYVGRTNTIRKRLQNHCRPSSGHNSATFAFRLARQITGMTQATYATEGSRLHLECDPKFSVVFTAQKQRVRNMNVRFVSEPDPMRQALLEMYVAVSLGTPHNDFDNH, from the coding sequence ATGCACGTAGTATTCAAAGAGTTCATTGAATCATTGGAGCCCTCCTTCCAGAGACTAATGCGAATGGAGCCTGCCTCTGTTGCAGCGTTGCCACAAGAAATGCCAAATGCGGGAATCTACCTGTTCTCAGAAGGCAAAGAACACTTGTATGTTGGGCGCACTAACACAATCAGAAAGAGGCTTCAAAATCATTGTCGCCCCAGTTCAGGGCACAATTCAGCAACATTCGCATTCAGGCTTGCTCGTCAAATCACAGGCATGACTCAAGCAACATACGCTACTGAAGGTTCGCGGCTTCACTTGGAGTGCGACCCGAAATTCTCAGTAGTTTTCACCGCACAGAAACAACGTGTCAGAAACATGAATGTGCGGTTTGTGTCTGAGCCAGACCCAATGCGCCAAGCTCTCCTAGAAATGTACGTAGCAGTTAGTCTTGGGACACCACACAATGACTTTGATAACCACTAA
- the moaC gene encoding cyclic pyranopterin monophosphate synthase MoaC gives MKQLNHFSDSGRARMVDVSGKEATVRVAIASGIIRMQPDTLQRIRDGKIGKGDVLAVADVGAVMAAKRTPDIIPMCHAIALSGVQVEFSEVTEADAQGCVGLQAVVTASCVGQTGVEMEALTAVNVALLTVYDMCKAIDRGMRIENVQLDEKRGGKSGVWKREESS, from the coding sequence ATGAAACAGTTGAACCATTTTTCGGATAGCGGCAGGGCGCGCATGGTGGATGTGTCCGGCAAGGAGGCCACGGTGCGCGTCGCCATCGCCAGCGGCATCATCCGCATGCAGCCGGACACCCTGCAGCGCATCCGCGACGGCAAGATAGGCAAGGGCGATGTGCTGGCGGTCGCGGACGTCGGCGCGGTGATGGCCGCCAAGCGCACGCCGGATATCATTCCCATGTGCCATGCCATCGCGCTCTCCGGGGTGCAGGTGGAATTCAGCGAAGTGACCGAAGCGGACGCGCAGGGCTGCGTCGGCCTGCAGGCCGTGGTCACCGCGAGTTGCGTCGGTCAGACCGGTGTCGAGATGGAGGCGCTGACCGCAGTCAACGTCGCGCTGCTCACTGTCTACGACATGTGCAAGGCCATCGACCGCGGCATGCGCATCGAGAACGTGCAGCTCGATGAGAAGCGCGGCGGGAAGAGTGGCGTGTGGAAACGAGAGGAAAGTTCGTGA
- a CDS encoding BrnT family toxin, with translation MEITFDPAKNTRNIELRGLPFERARDFEFETALFSPDRRRDYGEARIRALGWLDGRLHALVFVETHEGIRVVSFRKANKREVNIYETQT, from the coding sequence ATGGAAATCACCTTTGACCCCGCCAAAAATACCCGAAATATCGAGTTGCGCGGTTTGCCGTTTGAGCGGGCGAGGGATTTCGAATTTGAAACGGCGCTCTTTTCTCCAGACCGTCGGAGGGACTATGGCGAGGCGCGCATTCGCGCCTTGGGCTGGCTGGATGGACGGTTGCACGCTTTGGTATTTGTGGAAACGCACGAGGGTATCCGGGTAGTCAGTTTTCGCAAGGCGAATAAACGAGAGGTGAACATTTATGAAACGCAAACTTGA
- a CDS encoding BrnA antitoxin family protein has product MNKPLKKIPKFPNEAAEQAFWEKHDSTEYIEWTKAQRVVFPNLKPTTKTISLRLPQHLLDSIKAAANSRDVPYQSLIKVWLQEKLHSH; this is encoded by the coding sequence ATGAACAAGCCACTTAAAAAAATTCCAAAATTCCCAAACGAAGCCGCAGAACAGGCTTTCTGGGAAAAACATGATTCGACAGAATATATCGAGTGGACCAAAGCTCAGCGTGTTGTTTTTCCAAATTTGAAACCGACTACAAAAACAATTTCTTTGCGACTGCCTCAGCACCTTCTTGATTCGATTAAGGCAGCTGCAAATTCTCGTGATGTACCTTATCAATCACTGATCAAGGTATGGCTACAAGAAAAGTTGCACAGCCATTGA
- the moaA gene encoding GTP 3',8-cyclase MoaA, translating to MSDTSKIIPVHSARARAVSAWRAPAMPGVHGGAIVDRMQRPLRDLRISVTDRCNLRCTYCMPREVFGERYAFLPRAELLSFEEIERLARPFIRLGVKKIRLTGGEPLLRRGIEKLVGKLASLRDPEGVPVEVALTTNGLLLSQKARSLKDAGLARLTVSLDGLSEATYRRMSDSEVPVATVLEGIEAAQRAGFDFIKVNMVVRRGANDHEIVPMAGHFRNSGIVLRFIEYMDVGSTNGWRMDDVVPAREMLERVADRYPVHPVGPNYHGEVAERWRYLDGGGEIGLIASVTQAFCDGCTRARLSTDGRLYTCLFAVDGLDLREPLRHGAADRALDDMVAGCWERRADRYSQLRHTATAAQGKKIEMSYIGG from the coding sequence ATGTCCGATACATCCAAAATCATTCCTGTCCATTCCGCGAGGGCGCGAGCCGTGTCGGCTTGGCGTGCGCCGGCCATGCCGGGCGTTCATGGGGGAGCCATCGTCGACCGCATGCAGCGTCCGCTGCGTGACCTGCGCATCTCGGTCACCGACCGCTGCAATCTGCGCTGCACCTATTGCATGCCGCGCGAGGTATTCGGTGAACGCTATGCCTTCCTGCCGCGTGCCGAGTTGCTCAGCTTCGAGGAGATCGAGCGGCTGGCCCGGCCGTTCATCCGGCTGGGGGTGAAAAAGATACGCCTGACCGGCGGCGAGCCGCTGTTGCGGCGCGGCATCGAAAAACTGGTCGGGAAGCTTGCGTCATTGCGCGATCCGGAGGGGGTGCCCGTGGAGGTCGCGCTGACCACCAATGGGCTGCTGCTGTCGCAGAAAGCGCGATCGCTGAAGGATGCGGGACTGGCCCGCCTTACCGTCAGCCTGGACGGGCTGAGCGAGGCGACTTACAGGCGCATGAGCGATTCGGAGGTTCCGGTCGCTACCGTGCTGGAGGGGATAGAGGCCGCGCAACGGGCGGGATTTGACTTCATCAAGGTCAACATGGTGGTCCGGCGCGGTGCGAACGACCACGAGATCGTGCCGATGGCCGGGCATTTTCGCAACAGCGGCATCGTGCTGCGCTTCATCGAATACATGGACGTGGGTTCCACCAATGGCTGGCGCATGGACGATGTGGTCCCGGCGCGGGAGATGCTGGAGCGGGTCGCCGACCGATACCCGGTCCATCCGGTCGGCCCCAACTACCACGGAGAGGTGGCGGAGCGCTGGCGTTATCTGGATGGCGGGGGCGAGATCGGGTTGATCGCGTCGGTCACCCAGGCGTTCTGCGACGGGTGCACACGCGCCAGGTTGTCGACGGACGGCAGGCTCTATACCTGTCTGTTCGCGGTGGACGGGCTGGACCTGCGCGAACCGTTGCGCCACGGGGCGGCTGACCGGGCGCTGGACGACATGGTCGCCGGGTGCTGGGAACGGCGGGCGGACCGTTATTCGCAGTTGCGCCATACAGCGACGGCCGCGCAGGGAAAGAAGATCGAGATGTCATATATCGGCGGTTGA
- a CDS encoding helix-turn-helix domain-containing protein — MLKWLQEHGNIDTLTARSELDILCPAARVLELRRRGYPIDTVWIERPTDCGKLHRVALYVLQSGSVSDE, encoded by the coding sequence TTGCTGAAGTGGTTACAGGAACACGGGAACATAGACACCCTAACGGCTCGCAGCGAGTTGGATATTCTCTGCCCAGCGGCTCGCGTATTGGAATTGCGGCGGCGTGGCTATCCAATAGATACCGTCTGGATCGAGCGCCCAACCGATTGCGGAAAGCTGCATCGTGTCGCGCTGTATGTGTTGCAGTCGGGGAGCGTGTCCGATGAATAA